A genomic segment from Microbacterium sp. SORGH_AS_0428 encodes:
- a CDS encoding BMP family protein yields the protein MKKTTTKALLSGLAIAATAALLAGCGSAPTTETTSGSASDVVDGFKPCLVSDAGGWDDKSFNESAKNGMDKAAKELGVTPLEFESTNDNDYAPNMQTAISEGCTLVIAVGFKLAAATVEAANANPDLDFAIIDDYADTDFDGKTDAPNIKPLVFNTAEAAYLGGYAAAAWSAKDGVNKVGTFGGMQIPSVAVFMDGYAMGVEKYNEDKGANVQLFGWNADTQEGSFTGGFDANDTAKQTAQGVLDQGVDVILPVGGPIYKSAAAAIADSGKNTLMLGVDSDLAVADDSVADITLVSIMKAIDVAVYDATVAASKGEFDPTPYVGTLKNEGVKLSSFHDFESQLPEGLTDELTKLQDDIIAGTITVTSKNSPAGS from the coding sequence GTGAAGAAGACGACGACCAAGGCGCTGCTCAGCGGCCTGGCCATCGCTGCCACCGCGGCGCTGCTGGCCGGCTGTGGCTCCGCCCCCACGACCGAAACGACGAGCGGCTCCGCGTCCGACGTCGTCGACGGCTTCAAGCCGTGCCTGGTCTCCGACGCGGGCGGCTGGGACGACAAGTCGTTCAACGAGTCCGCCAAGAACGGCATGGACAAGGCCGCCAAGGAGCTCGGCGTCACCCCGCTCGAGTTCGAGTCGACCAACGACAACGACTACGCGCCGAACATGCAGACCGCCATCTCGGAGGGCTGCACCCTCGTGATCGCCGTCGGCTTCAAGCTCGCCGCCGCCACCGTCGAGGCCGCCAACGCGAACCCCGACCTCGACTTCGCGATCATCGACGACTACGCCGACACCGACTTCGACGGCAAGACCGACGCGCCGAACATCAAGCCGCTGGTCTTCAACACGGCTGAGGCCGCCTACCTCGGTGGCTACGCCGCCGCAGCGTGGTCCGCCAAGGACGGCGTCAACAAGGTCGGCACCTTCGGCGGCATGCAGATCCCCTCGGTCGCCGTCTTCATGGACGGTTACGCGATGGGCGTCGAGAAGTACAACGAGGACAAGGGCGCGAACGTCCAGCTCTTCGGCTGGAACGCCGACACGCAGGAGGGGTCGTTCACCGGCGGCTTCGACGCCAACGACACCGCGAAGCAGACCGCTCAGGGTGTGCTCGACCAGGGCGTCGACGTGATCCTGCCCGTGGGTGGACCGATCTACAAGAGCGCCGCCGCGGCCATCGCCGACAGCGGGAAGAACACGCTCATGCTCGGTGTCGACAGCGACCTCGCCGTCGCCGACGACAGCGTCGCCGACATCACGCTGGTCTCGATCATGAAGGCCATCGACGTCGCCGTCTACGACGCGACCGTCGCGGCCTCCAAGGGCGAGTTCGACCCGACCCCCTACGTCGGCACGCTGAAGAACGAGGGCGTCAAGCTCTCGAGCTTCCACGACTTCGAGTCGCAGCTGCCGGAGGGCCTGACCGACGAGCTGACCAAGCTCCAGGACGACATCATCGCGGGAACCATCACGGTGACCTCGAAGAACTCTCCCGCCGGTTCTTGA
- a CDS encoding ABC transporter ATP-binding protein has protein sequence MKLELRGITKRFGSLVANDHIDLVVRPGEIHALLGENGAGKSTLMNVLYGLYRADEGEILLDDVVQNFRGPGDAMAAGIGMVHQHFMLIPVFTVAENVMLGHESTKALGRLDLNAARTHVREVAQRFGFEIDPDALVGDLPVGVQQRVEIIKALSRDAKVLVFDEPTAVLTPQETDELMAIMRQLRDEGTSIVFITHKLREVREVADRITVIRLGKVVGEASPTATNTELASLMVGRAVELTVQKEPPTLGEGGLKVSGLRVLTSTGAIVVDGVDFDVRPGEVLAIAGVQGNGQTELVEAIVGLAARVEGSISLDGTELVGKSVRAILDEGVGFVPEDRKEDGLVGGFSVAENLVLDRSSDPAFARGGTLRRRALDAFARDRIQEYDIRTRGPETPAGTLSGGNQQKVVIAREMSRDLRLLVVAQPTRGVDVGSIEFIHKRIIETRDAGIPIVVVSTELDEVSALADRIAVMYRGTIVGIVPGDTSRDTLGLMMAGATDPEVAA, from the coding sequence ATGAAGCTCGAGCTCCGCGGGATCACCAAGAGATTCGGCAGCCTCGTCGCCAACGACCACATCGATCTGGTGGTCCGCCCCGGCGAGATCCATGCGTTGCTGGGGGAGAACGGCGCAGGCAAGTCGACCCTCATGAACGTGCTGTACGGCCTGTATCGCGCCGATGAGGGCGAGATCCTCCTGGACGACGTCGTCCAGAACTTCCGCGGCCCCGGCGACGCCATGGCCGCGGGCATCGGCATGGTCCACCAGCACTTCATGCTGATCCCCGTCTTCACCGTCGCCGAGAACGTCATGCTCGGACACGAGAGCACCAAGGCTCTCGGACGCCTCGACTTGAACGCGGCTCGTACGCACGTGCGCGAGGTCGCGCAGCGCTTCGGGTTCGAGATCGACCCCGACGCCCTCGTGGGAGATCTCCCCGTCGGCGTGCAGCAGCGCGTCGAGATCATCAAGGCGCTCTCGCGCGACGCGAAGGTCCTCGTCTTCGACGAGCCGACTGCGGTGCTGACGCCGCAGGAGACCGACGAGCTCATGGCGATCATGCGCCAGCTGCGCGACGAGGGCACCTCCATCGTCTTCATCACGCACAAGCTGCGCGAGGTCCGCGAGGTCGCCGACCGCATCACCGTCATCCGGCTCGGAAAGGTCGTCGGCGAAGCGTCGCCGACCGCCACCAACACCGAGCTCGCCTCCCTCATGGTCGGGCGGGCCGTCGAGCTCACCGTCCAGAAGGAGCCGCCGACGCTCGGTGAGGGGGGCTTGAAGGTGAGCGGGCTGCGTGTCCTCACCTCCACCGGTGCGATCGTCGTCGACGGCGTCGACTTCGACGTGCGCCCCGGAGAGGTGCTCGCGATCGCAGGGGTCCAGGGAAACGGCCAGACCGAGCTCGTCGAGGCGATCGTCGGGCTCGCGGCGCGCGTCGAGGGCTCGATCAGCCTCGACGGCACCGAACTGGTCGGCAAGAGCGTGCGGGCGATCCTCGACGAGGGCGTCGGGTTCGTCCCCGAGGACCGGAAGGAGGACGGCCTGGTCGGCGGTTTCTCGGTCGCCGAGAACCTCGTGCTCGATCGTTCCTCCGACCCCGCGTTCGCCCGCGGTGGCACGCTGCGCCGCCGTGCGCTGGATGCGTTCGCGCGCGACCGCATCCAGGAGTACGACATCCGCACCCGCGGCCCGGAGACTCCCGCCGGCACGTTGTCGGGGGGAAACCAGCAGAAGGTGGTCATCGCGCGTGAGATGAGCCGCGACCTGCGGCTGCTGGTCGTCGCACAGCCCACCCGCGGCGTCGACGTCGGTTCCATCGAGTTCATCCACAAGCGCATCATCGAGACGAGGGACGCGGGCATTCCGATCGTCGTGGTCTCGACCGAGCTGGACGAGGTCAGCGCCCTCGCCGACCGCATCGCCGTCATGTACCGCGGCACCATCGTCGGCATCGTGCCCGGCGACACGTCCCGTGACACCCTCGGCCTCATGATGGCCGGCGCAACCGACCCGGAGGTGGCCGCATGA
- a CDS encoding ABC transporter permease, which produces MSGSTPTSDGGARKSDGDAELPRATGPLTGEEIPPTRSGIFLRELMRGSAVTTLLAIVLAMIVGGILIALTNENVQAASGYFFARPGDTFVAIWQAVYNGYEALFRGAIFNARGADFAAQIRPLTNALGFATPLIAAGLGVALAFRAGLFNIGARGQMLIAAMFAGLFAFNLDLPLWLHLPITLIAGIVGGALWGGLVGLLKARTGAHEVILTIMLNYVAYYLLLWMLRTPGLLQMEGTNQPITKPTPESAQFPDLLGPQFPQLNWGFVVVIAATVFVWWLIERSSLGLRLRAVGENPHAARAAGMSVDRLYIYAMLFAGGLAGLAAMNQIQGTVTTGFGATIDAGIGFDAITVALLGRSRAWGTFAAGILFGALKAGSFSMQAQGIPVDIVLVVQSLIVLFIAAPPLLRAVFFLPKSDAEKAAKARAKAAKKAVAA; this is translated from the coding sequence ATGAGCGGTTCGACGCCCACGAGCGATGGAGGCGCGCGCAAGAGCGACGGCGATGCCGAGCTCCCGCGCGCCACGGGGCCGCTGACCGGCGAGGAGATCCCCCCGACGCGGTCCGGTATCTTCCTGCGCGAGCTGATGCGCGGAAGCGCCGTGACGACGCTGCTCGCGATCGTGCTCGCGATGATCGTGGGCGGCATCCTGATCGCCCTCACGAACGAGAACGTGCAGGCCGCATCCGGCTACTTCTTCGCCCGCCCCGGCGACACCTTCGTCGCGATCTGGCAGGCCGTCTACAACGGATACGAGGCGCTCTTCCGCGGAGCGATCTTCAATGCGCGCGGCGCGGACTTCGCGGCCCAGATCAGGCCGCTGACGAACGCACTCGGCTTCGCCACTCCGCTCATCGCCGCCGGCCTCGGCGTCGCGCTCGCCTTCCGCGCGGGATTGTTCAACATCGGTGCCCGTGGTCAGATGCTCATCGCGGCCATGTTCGCGGGGCTGTTCGCCTTCAACCTGGACCTGCCGCTGTGGCTGCACCTGCCGATCACGCTGATCGCCGGCATCGTCGGCGGTGCGTTGTGGGGCGGCCTGGTGGGTCTGCTGAAGGCGCGCACCGGGGCGCACGAGGTGATCCTCACGATCATGCTCAACTACGTGGCGTACTACCTGCTGCTGTGGATGCTGCGCACGCCCGGGCTGCTCCAGATGGAGGGCACGAACCAGCCCATCACGAAGCCGACCCCGGAGTCGGCGCAGTTCCCCGACCTGCTGGGACCGCAGTTCCCGCAGCTCAACTGGGGCTTCGTCGTCGTGATCGCGGCGACCGTGTTCGTGTGGTGGCTGATCGAGCGCTCCAGCCTCGGTCTGCGGCTGCGCGCGGTGGGGGAGAACCCTCACGCCGCGCGTGCGGCGGGCATGAGCGTCGACCGCCTCTACATCTACGCGATGCTGTTCGCGGGTGGTCTCGCCGGGCTCGCAGCGATGAACCAGATCCAGGGGACCGTGACCACCGGCTTCGGCGCCACGATCGATGCCGGCATCGGCTTCGACGCGATCACGGTCGCCCTGCTCGGACGCAGCCGCGCGTGGGGGACGTTCGCCGCGGGCATCCTGTTCGGAGCGCTGAAGGCGGGATCGTTCTCGATGCAGGCGCAGGGGATCCCGGTCGACATCGTTCTCGTCGTGCAGTCGCTCATCGTGCTCTTCATCGCGGCGCCGCCGCTGCTGCGCGCGGTGTTCTTCCTGCCCAAGTCCGATGCCGAGAAGGCTGCCAAGGCGCGAGCCAAGGCCGCGAAGAAGGCGGTGGCCGCGTGA